In the genome of Tropicibacter oceani, one region contains:
- a CDS encoding patatin-like phospholipase family protein: MTDPVRINLALQGGGAHGAFTWGVLDRLLEEESIEIAAISGTSAGALNGAALKVGMIKGGRQGARDNLDWLWSQIGALDDSALPVWMHPWFPDPAHVSKSLEYSLPYVWGEALGRMFSPYTVGPFYRNPLERIVDQFDFASVCAHDGPALYVCATQVRSGKIRLFSGHQITTQAILASACLPTMFQAVECPDPETGQPEAFWDGGYTGNPALFPFFEPQYPDDVLVVNINPLQRDRVPVTPPEIQNRINEISFNSSLLRELRAIDFVQRLLADGSVQSGRMKDVRVHMIADDALMNALSVATKVVPVPTVIAQLKTAGRRAADDFLNDHLQDLGRRQTADLREMFT; the protein is encoded by the coding sequence ATGACTGACCCGGTCCGCATCAACCTGGCGCTTCAGGGGGGCGGTGCGCATGGTGCCTTTACCTGGGGCGTGCTGGACCGGCTGCTTGAAGAAGAGAGCATCGAGATTGCCGCCATCTCCGGCACCTCGGCCGGGGCGCTGAACGGCGCGGCGCTGAAGGTCGGGATGATCAAGGGCGGGCGGCAAGGCGCGCGCGACAACCTGGACTGGCTGTGGAGCCAGATCGGCGCTCTGGACGACAGCGCCCTGCCGGTCTGGATGCACCCCTGGTTCCCCGATCCGGCCCATGTCAGCAAATCGCTGGAATATTCGCTGCCCTATGTCTGGGGCGAGGCGCTGGGGCGGATGTTTTCGCCCTATACGGTCGGGCCCTTCTATCGCAACCCGCTGGAACGCATCGTCGATCAGTTCGATTTCGCCAGTGTCTGCGCCCATGACGGCCCGGCCTTGTATGTCTGCGCCACGCAGGTGCGCAGCGGCAAGATCCGGCTGTTTTCCGGTCATCAGATCACCACACAGGCGATCCTGGCCTCGGCCTGCCTGCCGACGATGTTCCAGGCGGTCGAATGCCCCGATCCCGAAACCGGCCAGCCCGAGGCGTTCTGGGACGGCGGCTATACCGGCAACCCGGCGCTGTTTCCGTTCTTTGAACCGCAATACCCCGATGACGTGCTGGTGGTGAACATCAACCCGCTGCAGCGGGATCGCGTGCCGGTCACGCCGCCGGAAATCCAGAACCGGATCAATGAGATAAGCTTCAACTCTTCGCTGCTGCGTGAACTGCGCGCCATCGACTTTGTCCAACGCCTGTTGGCCGATGGTTCGGTCCAGTCGGGGCGGATGAAGGACGTGCGGGTGCACATGATCGCCGATGATGCGCTGATGAACGCGCTTTCCGTGGCAACCAAGGTCGTGCCGGTGCCGACGGTGATCGCCCAACTGAAAACCGCGGGCAGGCGCGCCGCCGATGATTTCCTGAACGATCATTTGCAGGATCTGGGCCGGCGTCAAACCGCCGATCTTCGGGAAATGTTTACCTGA
- a CDS encoding pentapeptide repeat-containing protein: MSDSEAGRDRLEIDNMVLCGSRLTRVSLKDSFFGDAHLMGARFEDVNGSGLTFDNANLTGAHFHNVNLSQATIDAATLQGLAITNANLDGMTINGVLVSDLFAAYQAQNPDD, translated from the coding sequence ATGAGCGATTCAGAGGCCGGGCGCGACAGGCTGGAAATCGACAACATGGTCCTGTGTGGCTCGCGGCTGACGCGGGTCAGCCTGAAGGACAGCTTCTTTGGCGATGCGCATCTGATGGGCGCACGGTTCGAGGATGTGAACGGCAGCGGGCTGACCTTTGACAATGCCAACCTGACCGGCGCGCATTTTCACAACGTCAACCTGTCGCAGGCCACCATCGACGCGGCCACGCTGCAGGGGCTGGCGATCACCAACGCCAACCTGGACGGCATGACCATCAACGGTGTTCTGGTCAGCGACCTGTTCGCCGCCTATCAGGCGCAGAACCCCGATGACTGA
- a CDS encoding 3-hydroxybutyrate dehydrogenase, with the protein MNLKGKTAVITGSNSGIGLGIAHEIARAGASVVINSFTDRAEDHALAKEIAQEHGVAVRYIKADMSKADECRALIEQAGACDILINNAGIQHVAPIDEFPVEKWDAIISINLSSAFHTTAAALPMMRKAGWGRVVNIASAHGLTASPYKSAYVAAKHGIVGLTKTTALETAQEPITANAICPGYVLTPLVEAQIPDTMKKYDMDRDEVIKKVMLERQPSKEFATVEQLGGTAVFLCSDAAAQITGTTISVDGGWTAL; encoded by the coding sequence ATGAACCTCAAGGGAAAGACCGCCGTCATCACCGGATCGAACTCGGGAATCGGTTTGGGAATCGCGCATGAAATCGCCCGTGCCGGGGCCTCGGTCGTGATCAATTCCTTTACGGACCGCGCCGAAGACCACGCGCTGGCCAAGGAAATCGCGCAGGAACACGGGGTTGCGGTCCGCTACATCAAGGCGGACATGTCCAAGGCCGATGAATGCCGCGCCCTGATCGAACAGGCCGGGGCTTGTGATATCCTGATCAACAACGCCGGCATCCAGCACGTCGCGCCGATCGACGAATTCCCGGTTGAAAAATGGGATGCGATCATCTCGATCAACCTCAGCTCGGCCTTTCACACCACCGCCGCCGCGCTGCCGATGATGCGCAAGGCAGGCTGGGGCAGGGTGGTGAACATCGCCAGCGCCCATGGCCTGACCGCATCGCCCTACAAATCGGCCTATGTCGCGGCCAAGCACGGCATCGTCGGCCTGACCAAGACCACGGCGCTGGAAACCGCGCAGGAACCGATCACCGCCAACGCCATCTGCCCCGGCTACGTTCTGACCCCGCTGGTCGAAGCGCAGATCCCCGACACCATGAAGAAATACGACATGGACCGCGACGAGGTGATCAAGAAGGTCATGCTGGAACGCCAGCCCTCCAAGGAATTCGCCACGGTCGAACAGCTGGGCGGCACGGCGGTCTTTCTGTGTTCGGACGCAGCAGCGCAGATCACCGGCACCACGATTTCCGTCGACGGCGGCTGGACCGCGCTATGA